TTTCGCACGAGGTTACATGCTCTCCCGGGATTACGAATACGACCTCGCCAATGGCGGTGTGGTCGAGCTCGACGTCTACGTGCAAGTGCAAGACTAGAGGCGGACACACGACCTCGCTCGCATTTGTGCGTGCATGCATGTCCGCGATCAATAATCCGCAGCACGTGGGGCTAGATACATCTATTTGAGAGACAAACTTTTTTAGATGGAGTATCGAACGAAGAGAGTACATGGCACGCGGTCCGTTTCATGTGTGTATGTGTGTCGCATAAACTTTTATATAGACGCTAAATAAGGAGGGGAACTTTTGGTCTATAGGGACATATGCACCCTATATGAAATTTTTTTAATAATTCAACAAAAAGTTAAAAATTCCTGAAATAAACTTGACCTTCTATTGTACTTGTGagaaataaaatccacaaaaaaaaTATCCTTTTGACTTCTTTTCAGAAAAGACAAATTTTTGACTAAAATAGTGTGAATAGTGACCTATAATAGCAAATAAATTGTGTCTTTTTTGCTGTGAGGTCAACTTTTTTTTTCGTCGACATTTATATATCAGTGCAAAAGTAAGTCAAGTGTTTTGTCAAAATAGTTTTTACCTATTTTGACTTTTTATGAAAATATTAAAAGCATATACAACCAGGAATCAAAGTGTATTTCCCCGCTAAATAAACTGTATAGACGTGTTTACACGAATTCATGGCGTACACATGTACAGTATGTATCGATTTCATGGAAACTTTACGGAGCCGCCTATTGAACTGAAAAAATAAACTGATTTTAGTTGATTTTTTTCTGAGCCGTCTGATTTCAAGGTGTCCAATTGAGTTCATGTTCATCTTCAACCTTCCACCATTTTCCTCTTCCTCTAGCCCGACATGATTTCCTCCAACCCTACAGCCCGCCGCCCCTTCTTCTCTCATTGCTTCGCCTCTAGCGAGATCATATCCAAGCCCTCATCGGCGACGTTGTGGACTGTCACATGTCCCTGTCTCGAGATAAGGCTCACACACTGATAAACTTTACATCGATGATGTCAAGTCGTCTTCATCTCCGACACGATCTTGGTCTAGTGTCGATAGTCCCCGTCTCAGGCTCATTAGGGGTGTCGTGGCCGACCGCATCCACCCCGCCTCGGCCTCATCGGGGACGCCGTGGCCGCCTGCGTCAACTCCATCTCGGCCTCGATTTATGTTGCTGCTCTCCACGTGGAATCAATGATCCAAATCCTATTTTCAAGGAACTAAGAAATAGCAAAACATAAAGTTTAATGGTTTTGCTATTTGTGAGATGTCTGATAAACGCAATTCAAATCGATTGATTTCTCCGGAGAGGAGACATGTCATGCAAGAGGAGCGCTACCCCCAGCTCAAGACGAGGACGTTGCGGCTGGTTGCGGTGTCACCAACGTAAGGGAGGAAGAGGGTTGCCTGGTTCAAGTGAGAGGCTTTTTTGATTTGGTGTCACTCGGATTGATGGAGGTGAGCACGAGCCGGCATCACCGGTGAGGGCGAGCTAGTACCTCGCTGGAGGCATCAATGATGTGGCATCACTGTCGAAGGGAGGGAACGTGAGGAAGATCAACAACAATAACAAGGATGAAGAGTGGCAATCATTGGATTTTAATCCAACgatttaggggggggggggggggggggggggggggtgagacTAGCAGGCAGCCCCAGAGGTCCATGCGTTGTCCATTTAGCCACATACACATGCCATCAGACTATCATTATGTCTAACAAACATGAACAAACATGAAACTTTGTGTAACTTGATGGATTTTGTCTGCATCGTGCGTGCGTAGCTTAGATTAGGTTCCTTGTGGTGCATCCGGTCCATCAAGGTTTAAGTCACATAGTTGGCACTAGTGCTCGcatttttctaaacttatttcAGGCTTTTCAACGGTATTCGTTCAATGGGAAAAGATGTACCCGTCGACTATCAGGTGTCTGTGGTGACTTCGTCAATTTTAAATATTGTGCCAACTCATTATTTCAGAGATGCTCACAGGGATAGAGTCTACATGTGAGTGTTCATAGGGTGAGTGTACGTGAGCATCTGCGACCGTGCCATGTTAAGAAAAGACACACTACCATAGTTTTTTATATTTGTTGTGAGAGGAGTCATCAAGCACCTAGTCACCGCAAGGGCATTGGAGCGCTCACTACTCTCATTGCTTGGAAGATCTGGAAACCGCAATGCTTATGTCCTTATGGAGCCACACCATCGCATATCCACCTGATCCATACTATATAGGAGGAAGCTCGCACCTGGGCGAAAGCGGGTGCTCGAGGGCTTAGTAACATCATTCATGTAACCTATAACTGTTGTATCTCCGGGccgagcaccccccccccccccccccccctctctcttctaGTGTACGCTGCATGAAGACCACCACCAGTAACTCTTCTACCTTCTATCAACGGAATGATACGCACTATGCGTATTCATGGAAAAAAAGAAAAGTcattttaagttccataaatactCAAACGGTTACAAGACATATTAAACTCGTGTCAAAGATCATGTCATTTGTTAATAGGCAACAAATATTAGTCTTCCACTGGATATCTCATCATTGAAAACACGAAGGGTTCAAACGAGTCAGATGTGAAGTTTAAATAGATGGTTATAGATACGTGTCGATCAAAGTTTTGATTGAGAGAGAGGATAAGCTTTCCTGCTTGCTGTACACAACGGATGTGCCTGGAAGACCTGAACTCGCACGAAGAAAAGGAAACTTAACTCTTATACACGTGCTGCACTTTCTCTTTTCCGGGAAAAGAAATAAACTTTTAATTCAGTAAAGCTAGTTTTCTCCAGATTAGGAAATCAGTCACAATCTGGCATGTTTTCACCTAAAACTGCAGGATATTGTATTTTCATGAATTCACATGGTCACTAACGTAAACAAATTCTCTTGATCCTTGATACTAGGATGTAACTCCCTTTATTGATGTGACTTGACCAGCTCAATAGAAATTTTTCTCCTTCATGGTTCATGCATTACATCTAACAGGAACATCCCATGGCTTTTTCCATTGATCGTAGCTAGCAAGTTCTCTCGCATAGAGGTTAGGTGGAACGCGACAGTTAGTATTCACCTGAAACTAGAAGATACCTGTTTTTCCCATGCATTCGTGGTCATTAGCGTAAACAAATTCTCTTGATCCTTGATATGATGTAACTCTCTCCATTGGTGTGACTTGACCAGCTCGATAGGAAAATTTCTCATTCATGGTCGATTACATCAATCAGGAACATCACATGACGTTTATTCATTGATCGTATAGCAAGTTCTCTCGCATAGAGGTTAAGTGGAACATGACATATAGTTTTAACCTGAAACTGGAAAGTACATGTTTTTTCCATGCTTTCGGGCTGATTAGCGTAAGCAAATTCTCTTGATCCTTGATAGGATGTAACTCCATTCATTGGTGTGACTTGACCAGCTCGATAGGAAAATTTCTCCTTCAAGGTCCATGCATTACATCTATCAGGAATATCACATGGCTTTATTCATTTGATCATTCTGAGCCAGTTCTCTCACATAGAAGCTAAGTGGAAAGTAATAGATATAGCTGGTCACATATATTTCTTTGCGTGCATTTCTGTCTTTTCCCGGACAAATATGTACGTTTTCAAATGAAGTCACATGGGACAGATATATATAACTTTGCTATTTGTCAGCGTGTTTTTTTGCGTGTGTTGATGTTAGTTGTGTGCATCGTAGCTATGCAGAGACCGGGTGTGTGCTCATTATGTTTATATCCTTTTGATTTGAGTCAATAAAATCCACCCTTTATCCAAAAATGTGGGACAAATACACAAAGGGAAAATAACCATACTGAACCATTTGAACGTATTTTGTTCTTTCTAGAATACAATAATTGTGAAAATGAATACAAGTTCAATAGCCCTTGGTGTATTAAAAAATTCATTTTGCTTCGAGACTTGTAATAATTGGTTGTGTGTACACACATGTAGTCGTGCAGGTTAATTATCTTTGGTGCAGGTTGATTATCTTTGATAAATTtatcaaaaataatcaacctacaCCAAAGCCACCACAACCCAAACCTAGAATGTCTTGTAAGATGCACGACTAGTTTCAAAACGTATTAGTATTGCGGAAGAAAGAGCAAATTTCCCAAAACAGAAAAGCTCAACTGCTTTATGTACATACCTCTTCTTCACAAATCACACCTATGGGTCGGCGATCTCACCATCATGGTCTATCTCCTTTGAAGCTTTGATGGATGAGAGGAGAGAGCACTAGTAGATTACGAAAGAGTACCACGATTGGGGTTATAGAAAGTCATTGGTTTTTACTTCTTAAACAAATACTCCCGTCTTTCTTGTTTATTGGGCTCATCTCTCAAATCACATCAACCAAGAAGACCTACTTAAGTGCTAGGCAACATATTTAtgctgcatgcatgactctctcACTCCTTCATGCATTGGTTGATTTTACATTAGGAACAAAAATATGATAGAATTTAATATGAACATAGCTACATTTGCATGTTCCCAACAGAATGAGCCTTGCAAATTGGAAATTTATGATTTTTGAAACACACCCTCTAAACCAAAAAGGAGGGAGTAACTCATTGTAGTACCGGTTCTGATAGTTTGCAAATGGTACTCTACGGATGAAACGGAGTGGAAATTTTGTGCCCACTCGAAAAAAATAGCTACGGAGCATAAACACATAAATACAAATGAAAATAGATCGACACTTTTGGTTCCGCACTTGCGGAGTTTATCTTTTGGCTAAATGGGCCCCTCCAGCCCTTCGTATACAATTTTGTCCCAACATAGTCCTATCCCCTCAAAAAACTAATATAAGTTTCCCCTACTTCTGTGTTCTTGGCTACACAGTACACACCTCCCACTCTCATGAGGGTATTAACGAGTTGCTCAACTTGTTAAATAGTTAAGGATCGCCTTGTTAAGCTTAAAAAATTGTTAAGTAAAATTAAAATATGTGTTGTGTTTCACTAATGAGCTTAAACGAGCTGGTCGTGAAACTTGTTAGCTTGTTTGTCAAGCTTAACAAGCTGAGATCAATGATTAGCTCTGTTCATTAAGAAGTTAACGTGAGTTTAACGAAACGAGCTACTGAGTGCTTGTTAAGCTCGCGAGCTACGAGCTTTTGGTTCACCTCTTCTCATCCTACACACCTGCTCACAAACACTCATCCTTATTTCTTCTAACAATTCTACTCCCTCCGTATCATAATATAAGGTAGTTTGCAGCTGTCGTGTTTTCTGTATTATTGTTCAACTGGTTTTTGAGGTTCTGTAAACTTTCAGGGTGCCGTGACTCTGCTTAACGTCTCATATGTAACAGCGATGTTGGCTAACATTACCATCACGTGTGGCCCTGTGGGGTCCACCTGTCAttgaaagaagaaagaaaaaagaaaaaaaatctggtCAAGGCAAGGCAAAATCGCCGCCCGTGCCTGATCCTTCCTGGGCAGAGGCCGCCGTCCACCATGGGCGAGGCAGAGGAGTTGGCGCTCGACCCGGTCGTGACGGAGCTCCGCCCATGGACCAGCTGTCGGCCGTGCCCGCTGCTGCTTGTCGTGCCCGCTGCTCGCCGCACCTGTCGCCGCTGTTGCTCGGGCTGCCATGGCCTCAGTCCCGCCCCAGGACGAGGAGGAATCCACCGCATGCCCCGCCCCCGACCGAGGCATAGAAGCCCCGACCTGGCACCGTCGACGGCATGCACGCACGACCCGATGCCTGAGGCCGGAGATCCGGCGGACGCACGTGAGGCTACCTCATCGGGCAGTGGCGAGGCCCGACGTGCCCTAGTCGCGTTCGGCCTCGACTCTGAACTGGAACAGCCACAAAATCGTCGCCTCGTCGGACCCTCCGCCACGACGTTCTCCTCGACCTCCGGTGCTAGGCTGAGGCGCGCGACGGTGGCCGCCATGCATTTCTTCTGCCGGCCTATATGTTGCACGCCAGCTGCTCAATAAAATGCTAAAGAGAGGAGTGTTACACTGACTAATGGGGCCATGTGCAGCACAACGATTCAATGTAACGGTGTGAAAATTTTGTGCCATGTCAGCCTGACTGGGAGGCCCGTCTGTCATAACCTCACTTGACAGAGCCAGATCCGTCGATCAGTGATTTTTGCAAAATGATTACACAAAACGTGGTGTTTTCTATAAAAAATGTAACGTGGTATTTTCTGCAAACCTAGCCTTCAAAGTGGTGGTTTCCTACACTTTACTTGTATTTATTCGTTTCTGACTATATCATATCtcgagtaaatagcataaaactactactttacggtctagggttccaaaaaactaccGGTTTTTAATTTTTTTCAGATAACTACCAAGTCAGGGgtcggctgtttcaaaaaacACAAATCGCCGAGTGCTTATCAATTAGTCATGATTATGACAGCTGGGGCCCACACGTAAGATAACCGTTTGTTTGACTGTTTAGTTTGACCGTTAACTTACATGTGGGGCCCTTATTCTGTAAAAAAATGAAAAAGCAATCAGGTCCCTATAAGTTTTCAAAAAAAGCAATCGGTCCCTCAATTTTTTCAGAAAAAGCAATCGGGACCAGAGGAGAAGACGCGCCCGACGGCGCCGGCAGCTCGCCGGCGGACAGGTCGCGGGCTAGGTGGAAGGAGGCGCCGCCGCGTTCCTCGGCGCGAAGGAGGTGCTTCTCCGGGCAAGCGACGGGATGGGTCCACTTcttgctggccgctgccgctgcTCTTGGCCATGGCGCTCTGCCTTGCCCCTTCCGGCGTTTATGCGTCCGCCGCCACGCACAAGAAGAATGCAGCGGAAGCCGTCGCCGAGATGGCCAGGCACCACACCTGCAGCCGCCGTCAACGCCTTTGCCGGCCTCCTCGAGCTCGCCGCTGACGACGACGCGGATGTCCTGCGCTGCTGCTGGAGCGCGCGCCTCCCGCTACCGCGGATGAGGCCGGCCTCTGGCGCGGCCACCGGAAGGCCCTCGAGCTTCGTACGGCCTCTGTCATGCCTCCTCGTCGCCGCCTCCAACACCTGGAGCTTCAGCGAGCTCGTACCACGGCCATGGGAAGGCTGGGGAAGGGAGGGGAGGGTCTTCGCCGGCTAGGGAGGGGATGGGAGGGTCGCCTGCTAGGGAGGAGAGAGGTTCGGCGGCTCGGGAGAGATATCaccggaggagaggagaggagaggagaggagagaagAGCCAGAGGGCTCaggaagagaggaagaagaaagggaaagAAGTAGCTTACATGAGGGCCTCACGTGTTAGTTAACGGTCAAACACACGGACAAATAGACAGATTGTTTATGTGCGGGCCCGACCTGTCATAAACAGGTTTAATTTTTAAACAATAGCCATTTAAGGTTTTTTTAAATAGCCGACCACCGATTTGGTAGTTAtctaaaaaaaattaaaaaccgGTAGTTTTTTAGAACCCTAGCTTGTAAAGTAGTAGTTTTATACTATTTACTCATCATATCTCTCTTATTCATCCCACCGTAAGGGAGCAGCAGCTACATAGAAAATATTTTGCTATCACAAACATGGCCTAAATGTGTGTTTTCCCCCATAAGTATCTGACGCTATTATGGCGACATGCTGACGCAGATCGACGGGTCCAACTTCACCATTGAGCACGTACTCCTACCGAACTCCGATTTGGACTTGACACTGTGCAGTGCAGTTGCTCAATCCTATCAGCCAGAACAGCCGCACATGCACGCAAAACCATCTCATCATGGATCAATGGATCGATCCTGTCGACCCGGGCATCTCATGCTTTGAGAACCATCGGCCCCGCGCGCGCACCAACCTGTCACGATGAAAAGCACTTTCTACAAAACATCTCGATCTCACCTACCTACGCCATGCAATTCTTATACACCTTGGAACGGCGCGTAAGTCGGCCAGTACTTGCGCGCCATGGCCATCCACCACGGCGTGCAGCTGATGGCACTGGCCTCTCTGGTGCTCGTCGCCGCGGTGGCTCCAGCCACGACGCACCTCCGCTTCTACATGCACGACATCGTGACGGCGGAGGCGCCGAGCGCGGCCACGGCGGTGCGCGTCGTCAGGGGCCTGACGCCGCTGCCCAACGACCCCACCAACCGCTTCGGCGACATGTACACCATCGACGACGCTCTCACGGAGGGGCCCGGCGCGGCGTCGCCGGTCATCGGGAGGGCGCAAGGGTTCTACCTCTTCGCGTCGCAGACGGACGCCGCGCTGCTGCTCAGCGCCAACATGCTGTTCACGGCGGGGAAGCACAACGGCAGCACCGTCGCCGTGTTCGCCAGGGACGCCATCCTCGACACCGTCAGGGAGCTGCCGGTCGTCGGCGGCACCGGCGCCTTCCGCGGAGCTGCTGGATACGGCCTGCTTCGGACGAATACGTACAACGCCACCACCAGCAACGCCGTGCTCCAGATCGACATGTACCTGCACGTGTAGGCACCGCGCGCGCACGTACATTGATTTGTATAGGTATTTGCATATGCATGCAAAATGCTTTTTTTcatggtaatacgtgtctcatttATATCATAAAAATCATAGTACAAGTCACGTATATACCGACCTGACAAAACTGAAAAGACAGCAGAACGCTAGCCTTTGCATACAGGAACACCAGCCAAGAAGTAAAATTACAAACAAAACTGAAGAATCCtctgagcttgacaccaacgCCCGTCACCTGCCTTTGGCACCACCATAGCAGCCACCAAAGGAGAAAATGACGGATCACCTCCACAAccgagctcgacgcggctccatcgctgatatgcagctttgcggacctccaaggtggctcgCCAAAAAAGGCGAAGCCATTgccgttgaacgaatcagaccggggcaacaccccggacacgccatcgaactccagatctgACACCCCCGCCCAACTAAGACGTTGGAGGAGGAAACCATACCTGCCTGCCACGAACCATGAACCCAGATCCACCTTCTTCCAGATGCCGTTGATGCAGACCACAATCCGCATCCGctcctggactacctcccaagctccaCGCCGGCGCTGGAGCAAATGTCGTCGCAGCGGCGGAGCCCGAAGACACAGGTCCACCACGAGGatgtcgccgccgccgcaccatcctTGCTTGAACAGTCTGGTTTCCAAACCCACCCTAAAAGCGGATTGCCTCGTTGGGGAAGGATCTGAAGATTTATTAGTCGGCGCCGCCATCGCCACCGTCGAAGCCATGGCgataaacagcccaaaaccctaAGAAACTAAGGACTAAAACAATCCACACGCGTGGATCCTGCGACCCCCCTCACCACCGACGACCGAGGTCATCAGCGGAGGGGGGCCGCCGGAGGACGGTGGCGGAGAAAGGCGCCCTGATGGCAAGAGGCGAGATCGCCTTTCTTTCTTCTCCTGGAAGAAAGAAAACCGTGCGAGCCCATGCATGCAAAATGCTTGGCAGGAGAAGTATATGTACTTATTGAGTTTTGCTTCGGCACACCTCAAGTTTACATGAATTTCATAGTTACTTA
This genomic window from Aegilops tauschii subsp. strangulata cultivar AL8/78 chromosome 4, Aet v6.0, whole genome shotgun sequence contains:
- the LOC109749734 gene encoding dirigent protein 21, with amino-acid sequence MAIHHGVQLMALASLVLVAAVAPATTHLRFYMHDIVTAEAPSAATAVRVVRGLTPLPNDPTNRFGDMYTIDDALTEGPGAASPVIGRAQGFYLFASQTDAALLLSANMLFTAGKHNGSTVAVFARDAILDTVRELPVVGGTGAFRGAAGYGLLRTNTYNATTSNAVLQIDMYLHV